CGTGGTGGCCGAAATTCAGGCGGTGCTGGCTGGCCGGCCCGCGGGTTTCCTGCGGGATTCGCCGCACCCCATTCACCCGCCCTTACAGGCAGATGCTCCATATTTGAGAGAAGGCAGGGTAGAGGTTACCTGCAGTTTATAATCCATTTCCACAGCTTTTGCTTTCTGTCATCCTTCGCAAAGCTCAGGATGACAATGAATAAATACCTATGCCCACCCTACTGCTTCTGGCTGCCGGCTCTTCTTCCCGCTTAGGACAACCCAAGCAGCTTTTACATTTTGAAGGAAAGTCTTTGTTGCGGCGGGCAGCAGAAACAGCCGTGGCTGCCAACCTGGGCCCGGTGGTGGTAGTGACGGGTGCTTTGCACGAGCTGCTGCTGCCGGAACTGGCCGATTTGCCGGTCACTGTAACGCGCAATCAGGAGTGGGAGCGGGGGATGGGCTCATCCATCAAAGCGGGACTTGTGGTGGCCGAAGCAGCCGGCCCCGTAACCAGCGTACTCATCATGCTCTGCGACCAGCCTCTGATAACCCCGGAGCTGCTACGCCGCTTGCACCAGGAGCACCAGCAGAATTCATTGCCCATCACTGCCACCGAATACGAGGGCATCAGCGGGGTGCCGGTACTGTTTGCGCCGGACATGCTGCCACTATTGCGCGCCCTGCCCGATGGTGCCGGCGCCCGCCAGCTGCTGCAGCAACATCCCGCCTGGGTAGCCGCCGTGGCATTTCCGGCGGCGGCGCTGGATATAGATACCCCCGCGCAGTATGAACGCCTGCTGCAAGAGCCTCCTGCTACTCAGGTGCGCTGACCAACCCACAACCGGGAGAAAGCGCATGAGTAAAATCCCGCTATCTTGCCCAACGTCATCCTCTCATTCTGCCTTCATGACTACTATTTCTGCCGCTTCGGCAGCTGCTCCGGTAGCAGTTCCCAAAAACAACAAGCGCATTACCAACGGCTGGACGATGTATGACTGGGCCAACTCAGTATACCCGCTGGTTATCACCTCGTCCATCTTTCCCATCTATTGGAGCGGCGTGGTTAAGTCCATCACGCACAGCGACAGTGGCAAGAGTCCCGTCGATTTTCTGGGGCTGCAGATACCGGGCTCCTCGCTGCTGACTTATGCTATTTCCGCGGCGTTCCTGCTTATTGCCCTGCTGAGTCCTTTTCTAACTTCGCTGGCCGATTATTCCGGCCGCAAGAAGCTGTTTCTGCAGTTTTTCTGCTACCTGGGCGCTGCTTCCTGCGCCGGGCTGTACTTCTTTACGGATAGTACGCTCACAGCCTCCACGTTCATCTTTATTGCGGCCACGGTGGGCTTCTCGGGCTCTATTGTGTTCTACAACTCCTACCTGCCGGATATTGCCTCCGAAGACCAGTATGACCGGCTTTCCGCCCGGGGCTTTTCCATGGGGTATGTGGGCTCGGTTATTCTGCTGGTGATTTGCCTGGTCATCAACCAGTTCCATGATACGTTTGGCGTTTCCCAGGGCCAGGCCGCGCGGCTGTCGTTTTTGCTCACGGGGTTATGGTGGGCCGGTTTTGCCCAGATTCCCTTCTTCACGCTGCCCAAAGACCCCGGCCGCGCCGCTGGTGCCACCAATGGCGACAGTGGTTGGGTGCTGAATGGCTTCCGGGAGCTGGCCAAAGTGTGGAATCAGCTCCAGCATCTGCCCAACCTGAAGAAGTTTCTGCTGGCCTATTTCACCTACAATATGGGGGTGCAAACGGTGATGTACGTGGCCACGCTCTTCGGCACCGACGAGCTGCACCTGGACGACTCCTCCCTGATTATCACCATCCTGCTGCTGCAGGTAGTAGCTATTCTGGGCGCTTACCTGTTTGCGCGCTTGTCAGAGGCCATTGGAAATACCCGGGCGCTGAGCTGGTCGGTGGTGATTTGGGCTTTGATCTGCATTGCGGGCTACTTTGTGCAGGCGGGCTGGTCGTTCTACGCTTTGGCTTCCGTTATCGGGCTTACTATGGGAGGCATTCAGAGTTTGTCGCGCTCCACTTATTCCAAGATTATTCCGGAAAACACGCC
The Hymenobacter sp. DG25B genome window above contains:
- a CDS encoding NTP transferase domain-containing protein — protein: MPTLLLLAAGSSSRLGQPKQLLHFEGKSLLRRAAETAVAANLGPVVVVTGALHELLLPELADLPVTVTRNQEWERGMGSSIKAGLVVAEAAGPVTSVLIMLCDQPLITPELLRRLHQEHQQNSLPITATEYEGISGVPVLFAPDMLPLLRALPDGAGARQLLQQHPAWVAAVAFPAAALDIDTPAQYERLLQEPPATQVR
- a CDS encoding MFS transporter; translated protein: MTTISAASAAAPVAVPKNNKRITNGWTMYDWANSVYPLVITSSIFPIYWSGVVKSITHSDSGKSPVDFLGLQIPGSSLLTYAISAAFLLIALLSPFLTSLADYSGRKKLFLQFFCYLGAASCAGLYFFTDSTLTASTFIFIAATVGFSGSIVFYNSYLPDIASEDQYDRLSARGFSMGYVGSVILLVICLVINQFHDTFGVSQGQAARLSFLLTGLWWAGFAQIPFFTLPKDPGRAAGATNGDSGWVLNGFRELAKVWNQLQHLPNLKKFLLAYFTYNMGVQTVMYVATLFGTDELHLDDSSLIITILLLQVVAILGAYLFARLSEAIGNTRALSWSVVIWALICIAGYFVQAGWSFYALASVIGLTMGGIQSLSRSTYSKIIPENTPNTASFFSFFDVTEKLSIVIGTAVFGVIAQITGSMRYSILALIVFFILGLFFLLRLRGRKLREVNEADPQLATGLSYDR